A genomic region of Zea mays cultivar B73 chromosome 6, Zm-B73-REFERENCE-NAM-5.0, whole genome shotgun sequence contains the following coding sequences:
- the LOC100384449 gene encoding protein arginine N-methyltransferase PRMT10-like isoform X1 yields the protein MASLPNGGGAAASGSCGARPVDKEVDFANYFCTYAYLYHQKEMLCDRVRMDAYHSAVFRNAPHFQGKVVLDVGTGSGILAIWSAQAGARKVYAVEATNMAEHARELARANGVTDIVEVIQGTVEDVDLPEKVDVIISEWMGYFLLRESMFDSVICARDRWLKPDGVMYPSHARMWLAPIRTGLGDKKREDFDIAMDDWSLFVQDTQTYYGVNMNALTKAYRAEHEKYYLKSSIWNNLHPNQVIGQPAAIKEIDCLTATVDEIREVRAQVTLPIRMEARLSALAGWFDVHFRGSAQNPGVEEVELTTAPDEHGGTHWGQQVFLLTPPLSVTKGDNVNVSFSMVRSKENHRLMDMEFTYELHELSGRKHPAVKTKMYLE from the exons ATGGCGTCTCTCCCTAACGGTGGCGGCGCCGCCGCCTCTGGCTCATGCGGCGCGCGCCCTGTGGACAAGGAGGTGGACTTCGCCAACTACTTCTGCACGTACGCCTACCTTTACCACCAGAAGGAGATGCTCTGCGACCGCGTCCGCATGGACGCGTACCACTCCGCCGTCTTCCGCAACGCGCCCCACTTCCAGGGCAAG GTGGTCCTTGACGTGGGCACCGGGAGCGGCATCCTTGCTATCTggagcgcgcaggccggggccagGAAGGTGTACGCCGTCGAGGCGACTAACATGGCGGAGCACGCGCGCGAGCTTGCTCGCGCCAACGGCGTCACGGATATCGTTGAGGTGATACAGGGCACCGTGGAAGACGTTGACCTTCCGGAGAAAG TTGATGTCATTATATCAGAGTGGATGGGCTACTTTCTTTTGAGAGAGTCCATGTTTGATTCCGTCATTTGCGCACGTGACCGCTGGTTGAAGCCAGATGGTGTGAT GTATCCTAGCCATGCTCGGATGTGGCTAGCACCCATAAGAACTGGTTTGGGTGACAAGAAGAGGGAAGATTTTGATATTGCTATGGATGACTGGAGCCTGTTTGTTCAGGACACTCAAACTTATTATGGTGTCAACATGAATGCTTTGACAAAGGCATATCGTGCAGAACATGAAAAATACTATTTGAAG TCTTCAATATGGAACAATCTTCATCCAAACCAAGTTATCGGTCAACCTGCAGCTATCAAGGAAATTGATTGCTTGACAGCCACTGTCGATGAGATCCGAGAAGTCAGAGCACAAGTCACATTGCCAATCAGAATGGAAGCTAGATTATCAGCACTGGCTGGATGGTTTGATGTTCATTTTCGA GGTAGTGCTCAAAACCCTGGGGTGGAGGAAGTTGAATTAACTACAGCGCCAGATGAGCATGGTGgaactcattggggtcagcag GTATTCTTGCTGACTCCACCTCTGAGTGTGACTAAAGGAGACAACGTTAACGTTTCCTTCTCGATGGTTCGCTCGAAGGAAAATCATCGGCTTATGGATATGGAGTTCACATATGAATTGCACGAGTTATCTGGCAGGAAGCACCCAGCAGTCAAAACCAAGATGTACTTAGAGTAG
- the LOC541646 gene encoding chloroplastic iron-superoxide dismutase, whose product MAASALHLRLHPSPPAGVKLQQRKLRSKIQRQGGLSRRFSKVVSYYGLTTPPYKLDALEPYMSKRTVELHWGKHHQDYVDGLNKQLATSPLYGYTLEDLIKEAYNNGNPLPEYNNAAQVWNHHFFWESMQPEGGGLPEGGVLQQIEKDFGSFTNFREEFIRSALQLLGSGWVWLVLKRNERKLSVVHTRNAISPLAFGDIPIISLDLWEHAYYLDYKDDKLTYVTNFMDHLVSWHTVTLRMMRAESFVNLGEPNIPEA is encoded by the exons ATGGCGGCTTCCGctctccacctccgcctccacccCTCGCCGCCGGCGGGTGTGAAGCTTCAGCAGCGGAAACTGCGCTCG AAAATACAGAGGCAGGGTGGCCTATCTCGAAGATTTTCAAAAGTTGTGTCCTATTACGGTCTCACAACCCCACCATATAAACTG GATGCTCTGGAACCTTATATGAGCAAGAGGACAGTTGAACTTCACTGGGGTAAGCACCATCAAGATTACGTGGATGGCTTGAATAAGCAGTTGGCTACCAGCCCTCTGTATGGATACACTCTGGAGGATCTGATAAAAGAAGCTTATAACAATGGCAATCCATTACCAGAGTATAACAACGCAGCACAG GTctggaaccatcacttcttctgggAATCAATGCAACCAGAAGGTGGTGGCTTACCTGAGGGAGGTGTGCTGCAGCAGATTGAAAAGGATTTTGGCTCGTTTACTAATTTTAGGGAAGAGTTTATCCGCTCAGCCTTACAGCTGTTAGGGTCTGGTTGGGTTTGGCTTGTCT TGAAGAGAAATGAGAGAAAGCTTTCGGTTGTTCATACACGAAATGCTATCTCCCCACTTGCTTTTGGTGACATT CCAATCATCAGCCTAGACTTGTGGGAG CACGCTTACTACTTAGACTACAAG GATGATAAGCTAACATATGTCACAAACTTTATGGACCATCTTGTCTCTTGGCATACTGTCACTCTACGCATGATGCGTGCAGAGTCTTTTGTGAACCTTGGTGAGCCAAATATCCCAGAGGCTTGA